Proteins from a single region of Prosthecobacter vanneervenii:
- a CDS encoding PH domain-containing protein, translating to MDTSIVFPIIPASSKSLWVLAIIALVLMLGAALMGYLAWSTRHVTCTVSPEGLRIQGDLYGRLIPLRALQLDKAVVTNLKQDKEHQAKWRTNGTGLPGYASGWFKLRNGEKALLFITDPTRVARIPTTEGYSVMLSVSEPAALIDALKRQNGP from the coding sequence ATGGACACCTCGATTGTCTTTCCCATCATCCCCGCATCTTCCAAGTCGCTCTGGGTTCTCGCCATCATCGCGCTGGTTCTGATGCTCGGGGCGGCCCTCATGGGCTACCTGGCATGGTCCACGCGTCACGTCACCTGCACCGTCTCCCCGGAAGGCCTCCGCATTCAGGGGGACCTGTACGGCCGCCTGATCCCCCTGCGTGCCCTCCAACTGGACAAGGCCGTGGTGACCAATCTCAAGCAGGACAAGGAGCATCAAGCCAAATGGCGCACCAATGGCACCGGGCTGCCCGGTTATGCCTCCGGCTGGTTCAAGCTGCGCAATGGCGAAAAGGCCCTGCTCTTCATCACTGACCCCACGCGTGTGGCACGCATTCCCACCACAGAGGGCTACAGCGTGATGCTGAGTGTCAGCGAGCCCGCAGCCCTGATAGACGCGCTCAAGCGGCAAAACGGGCCTTAA